From Vanrija pseudolonga chromosome 1, complete sequence, a single genomic window includes:
- the AVT2 gene encoding Vacuolar amino acid transporter 2, whose protein sequence is MLAEGPMSATGTLMDGIANMANSILGAGIIGLPYAIRQAGFVTGVTLLIVLAVVTDWTIRLVVLNAKLSGRDSYIDVMYHCFGPIGASAVSFFQFAFAFGGMCAFNVIIGDSIPPVIRFVFPFLAEHAVLNLLVNRNFIIFLATATVSFPLSLHRDIVKLSKSSSFALISMGVIVASVVLRGVSVDPSLRGSSLDVFSIMKPGVFEAIGVISFAFVCHHNTMFIYKSIQMPTLDRFNAVTHTSTGLSLVCCLLMSVTGYLVFTDKTEGNILNNFAADDWVINFARFCFGANMSTTIPLENYVCREVIEDYYFKDRGFSHRRHVVVTSLIVFSAMFISLLTCDLGVVLEIAGGLSATALAFIFPAAAYYTLVGGSWHSKSKLPAVLCTTFGIVVLVLSCGITITKTLRGEVSHKKCT, encoded by the exons ATGCTCGCCGAGGGACCGATGAGTGCTACCGGCACGCTGATGGACGGGATAGCCAAC ATGGCAAACTcgatcctcggcgccggcatcaTTGG GCTGCCATATGCCATCAGGCAAGCGGGCTTCGTGACGGGTGTGACGCTGCTCATCGTGCTGGCGGTCGTGACGGACTGGACGATCCGACTAGTCGTGCTCAACGCCAAGCTGAGCGGACGCGACTCGTACATTGAC GTCATGTACCACTGTTTCGGGCCgatcggcgcgtcggccgtctcCTTCTTCCAGTTTGCGTTCGCGTTCGGAGG AATGTGCGCGTTCAACGTCATCATCGGTGACTCCATCCCACCCGTCATTCGCTTCGTCTTCCCCTTCCTCGCTGAGCACGCGGTGCTCAACCTCCTCGTCAACCGCAACTTCatcatcttcctcgccacggccaccgTGTCATTCCCTCTCAGTTTGCATCGCGACATTGTCAAGCTGTCCAAATCCTCGAGCTTTG CGCTCATCTCCATgggcgtcatcgtcgcctcGGTTGTGCTCCGTGGCGTGAGCGTCGACCCCTCGCTGCGCGGCTCGTCGCTAGACGTCTTCTCCATCATGAAGCCCGGCGTCTTCGAGGCCATTGGCGTCATCAGCTTTGCA ttTGTGTGCCACCACAACACCATGTTCATCTACAAGTCGATCCAGATGCCCACACTGGACCGCTTCAACGCCGTGACGCACACCTCCACCGGCCTGTCGCTCGTCTGCTGTCTCCTCATGTCGGTGACGGGCTACCTCGTCTTCACCGACAAGACCGAGGGCAACATTCTCAACAACTTTGCAGCCGACGACTGGGTCATCAACTTTGCGCGCTTCTGCTTTGGAGCCAACATGTCGACCACGATCCCGCTGGAAAACTACGTCTGCCGCGAGGTCATTGAGGACTACTACTTCAAGGACCGCGGCTTCTCGCACCGCCGGCACGTGGTCGTGACCTCGCTCATCGTCTTCTCGGCAATGTTCATCTCCCTCCTCACAtgcgacctcggcgtcgtgctcgagatTGCTGGCGGCCTCAGCGCCACGGCCCTCGCCTTCATCTTCCCCGCCGCGGCATACTACACCCTCGTGGGTGGCTCGTGGCACTCCAAGTCCAAGCTCCCCGCCGTCCTCTGCACCACCTTTGGCAtcgttgtcctcgtcctcagcTGCGgcatcaccatcaccaagacgttgcgcggcgaggtgtcCCACAAGAAATGTACATAg
- the RPS13 gene encoding 40S ribosomal protein S13 — MGRMHSKGKGISASALPYRRSQPSWSKATSDEVADQIFKLARRGLSPSQIGVILRDSHGIPQVKSVTGNKILRILKTNGLGPSIPEDLYHLVKKAVSIRKHLERNRGDRDAKFRMILVESRIHRLARYYIKKQQLPPTFKYEAATASTLVA; from the exons ATGGGTCG cATGCActccaagggcaagggtaTCTCGGCTTCGGCCCTCCCCTACCGCCGCTCGCAGCCTTCCTGGTCCAAGGCCACCTctgacgaggtcgccgaccaGATCTTCaagctcgcccgccgcggtcTCTCGCCCTCGCAGATCGGCGTCATCCTCCGTGACTCGCACGGCATCCCCCAGGTCAAGTCGGTTACGGGCAACAAGATCCTCCGTATCCTCAAGAccaacggcctcggccccTCCATCCCCGAGGACCTCTACCACCTCGTCAAGAAGGCCGTCTCGATCCGCAAGCACCTCGAGCGCAACCGCGGCGACCGTGACGCCAAGTTCCGCATGATTCTCGTCGAGTCGCGTATCCACCGTCTTGCCCGCTACTACATCAAGAAGCAGCAGCTCCCTCCTACCTTCAAGTACGAGGCTGCCACTGCCTCGACCCTTGTCGCCTAA
- the aspC_2 gene encoding Aspartate aminotransferase yields MATRFYEVAAGQHTPQHKPNARHERDSEAHKILRQYAGNQHAQNKNEQQGEESLPGVRAPGATGVIYCTDRAIANGFSYENQEWANLGQGAPEVNALPGDPPRPTVLDFTKYGDFVHEYAPTVGVKELRQAVANLYNHQYRQGRTSQYTYENVCIVPGGRAGMSRVAAVIGDVYCGYQIPEYTTYSEVLSVFKRLVPIPSHLPAEDKYKLDINKLKSDIKNMSLSVVVMSNPRNPTGQVIQGQDLKDVVDLGKTGTTIILDEFYSWYMYWDDKEKIGKSISGAEYVDDVNADSVILIDGMTKGPRLPGWRVCWVVGPKSLISAVSQSGSFLDGGANHPLQMAAIPQLEPSRVLQSKIALQNHFKAKRDYVLQRLDDMGLPVHCPPQATFYIWLDLSGLAAPLDSALVFFEELLREKTIVVPGVSGISPPATVINPSHRRNLFDSPCHHFVRISFGPPLETLKRGLDSIERLLDKHRRASHHIGHSYRGSVSYDFPGVNHNTHI; encoded by the exons ATGGCTACACGTTTCTACGAGGTCGCTGCAGGCCAGCACACTCCCCAGCACAAGCCGAACGCGCGCCACGAACGTGACTCGGAGGCCCACAAG ATCCTCCGCCAGTACGCTGGAAACCAG CACGCGCAGAACAAGAACGAGCAGCAGGGCGAGGAGTCACT GCCTGGTGTCCGCGCACCCGGAGCGACCG GCGTCATCTACTGCACTGACCG tgCGATTGCGAACGGCTTCTCGTACGAGAACCAGGAGTGGGCCAACCTCGGCCAGGGTGCGCCAGAG GTCAACGCGCTCCCCGGCgacccgccccgccccaccgTGCTCGACTTTACCAAGTATGGCGACTTTGTGCACGAGTACGCGCCGaccgtcggcgtcaaggaGCTCCGCCAGGCCGTTGCG AACCTCTACAACCACCAGTACCGCCAGGGCCGCACCAGCCAATACACGTACGAGAACGTGTGCATTGTTCCCGGCGGCAGGGCGGGCATGTCGCGAGTTGCGGCTGTCATT GGCGATGTGTACTGTG GATACCAGATTCCCGAGTACACGACGTACAGCGAGGTGCTGAGCGTGTTCAAGCGCCTCGTGCCTATCCCGTCGCATCTGCCTGCGGAG GACAAGTACAAGCTCGACATCAACAAG CTCAAGAGTGACATCAAGAACATGAGTCTGAGCGTCGTCGTGATGTCGAACC CTCGCAACCCCACCGGCCAGGTGATCCAGGGCCAGGACCTCAAGGAcgttgtcgacctcggcaagacgggcaccaccatcatcctcgacgagttcTACTCGTGGTACATGTACTgggacgacaaggagaagaTTGGCAAGAGCatcagcggcgccgagtatgtcgacgacgtcaacgCCGACTCGGTCATCCTCATCGACGGCATGACCAAGGGCCCCCGTCTGCCCGGTTGGCGTGTGTGCTGGGTCGTCGGCCCCAAGTCGCTCATCTCGGCTGTGAGCCAGTCGGGCTCGttcctcgacggcggtgcgAACCACCC GCTCCAGATGGCCGCTATCCCCCAGCTCGAGCCTAGCCGTGTCCTGCAGTCCAAG ATCGCCCTCCAGAACCACttcaaggccaagcgcgacTACGTcctccagcgcctcgacgacatgggcCTCCCGGTCCACTGCCCGCCCCAGGCGACCTTCTACATCTGGCTCGACCTGTctggcctcgccgcgccgctggaCAGCGCGCTCGTCTTcttcgaggagctgctgcgcgagaaGACGATTGTCGTGCCCGGTGTAAGTGGCATCTCCCCGCCTGCCA CTGTG ATCAACCCCTCGCACCGCCGCAACCTGTTCGACAGCCCGTGCCACCACTTTGTGCGCATCAGCTTCGGCCCGCccctcgagacgctcaagcgcggcctcgactcgatcgagcgcctgctcgacaagcaccgccgcgcgtcgcacCACATCGGGCACAGCTACCGCGGCTCCGTGTCGTACGACTTCCCGGGTGTCAACCACAACACGCACATCTGA
- the aptx_1 gene encoding Aprataxin, with the protein MQGLNALRTYAETANPAADIPPSTLLLETPHCIAIFDAYPKARYHFLVLPRLPCDHLDSSSPPITARDLDSLASLLRHPARDAVLAAVRDAATEVQEMIRDEMHKTEGWQWPVLAGFHAVPSMRHLHLHVMSNDLASPSLKTKKHYNSFRPDHGFFISLAEVESWCSDPGVAERQAGMLESREQLLRDPLVCFKCHAEFRNMPLLKEHLEAELAKERRAAGRN; encoded by the exons ATGCAAGGCCTCAACGCGCTGCGCACGTACGCCGAGACGGCCAATCCCGCAGCCGACATCCCCCCCTCGACGCTCCTTCTCGAGACGCCGCACTGCATCGCAATCTTTGACGCCTACCCAAAGGCCCGGTACCATTTCCTCGTGCTCCCCCGCCTTCCTTGCGACCACCTCGATTCTTCTTCTCCGCCGATTACGGCGCGGGACTTGGACAGCCTCGCAAGCCTCTTGCGACATCCTGCCCGGGatgccgtcctcgctgccgtgCGCGACGCTGCTACCGAGGTCCAAGAGATGATCAGGGACGAGATGCACAAGACGGAGGGATGGCAATGGCCAGT gCTCGCCGGGTTTCATGCGGTTCCTTCAATGAG ACACCTCCATCTGCACGTCATGTCAAACGACCTAGCGTCCCCGTCCCTCAAGACGAAGAAGCACTACAACTCGTTCCGCCCCGACCACGGGTTCTTCATTAGCCTagccgaggtcgagtcgtGGTGTTCCGATCCCGGCGTTGCAGAGCGACAGGCTGGG ATGCTTGAGAGCAGGGAGCAGCTCCTCCGCGATCCGCTCGTTTGCTTCAAGTGTCATGCCGAGTTCCGCAACATGCCCTTGCTcaaggagcacctcgaggccgagctggccaaggAACGTCGTGCTGCGGGCCGAAATTGA
- the SPCC1672.01 gene encoding putative histidinol-phosphatase — MPHSHHSHSGQFCRHAKDTLAQVVDQAVRKGFRVFGLSEHTPRYRECDLFPEEADLSPHDLLTTYEDFLREAVRIRAERSADIDLLIGIESDYISELDSDGLERLLDAHPEIDYVVGSVHHVDGVSIDFDRRTWLRSVRDVGTGSQTMARQSDGSLALLVPLDDDDARLQLDYTPTADELEPFLIAYLDAQYKLLQRHQPEVVGHFDLCLLWCPSASLESVWDRVKRNVEYAISYGALFEANAAAIRKGWSTSYPTPNVLRLILDNGGRICLSDDSHGVSYVGLNYGPMRDYLVAQQVETIWYLVPATAASCATDQPVGKRGRVVARPLQGWASDPFWAPFTTTSPPP; from the exons ATGCCTCACAGTCACCACTCCCATTCGGGCCAGTTTTGCCGACACGCAAAGGATACGCTGGCCCAAGTAGTCGACCAGGCCGTGCGAAAAGGTTTCCGGGTCTTTGGGCTGAGCGAACACACGCCAAGATACCGCGAGTGTGACTTGTTCCCAGAAGAG GCCGACCTGTCACCACATGACCTGTTGACGACATACGAAGACTTTTTGCGCGAGGCCGTACGCATCCGTGCCGAGCGGTCAGCAGACATTGATCTTCTCATCGGCATTGAGAGCGACTACATTtccgagctcgacagcgaTGGGCTCGAGCGGCTTCTAGACGCACACCCAGAAATCGACTATGTGGTGGGCAGCGTCCAccatgtcgacggcgtctCGATCGACTTTGACCGCCGCACCTGGTTGCGCTCGGTCAGGGATGTTGGCACCGGAAGCCAGACGATGGCTCGTCAATCCGACGGGAGTTTGGCACTACTGGTTCCCCtcgatgacgatgatgcTCGCTTGCAGCTCGACTATACCCCTACGGCGGACGAGCTGGAACCGTTCCTGATCGCCTACTTGGACGCCCAGTAcaagctgctgcagcgcCACCAGCCTGAAGTGGTAGGGCACTTTGACCTGTGTCTGTTGTGGTGCCCGTCCGCATCACTGGAATCAGTGTGGGACCGTGTGAAACGCAATGTCGAGTACGCAATATCGTACGGAGCACTATTCGAAGCGAACGCGGCGGCCATTCGCAAGGGGTGGTCCACCTCTTACCCAACCCCTAACGTCCTTCGG ctcatcctcgacaaCGGCGGGCGTATATGCCTCTCGGATGATTCCCACGGCGTATCGTATGTCGGGTTAAACTACGGCCCGATGCGAGACTACCTTGTTGCTCAACAAGTTGAGACAATCTGGTACCTTGTCCCTGCTACTGCGGCCTCATGTGCTACAGATCAGCCAGTGGGGAAGAGGGGACGGGTCGTCGCGCGTCCTCTGCAGGGTTGGGCCTCTGATCCTTTCTGGGCACCCTTCACGACGACAAGTCCTCCGCCATAG
- the mesA gene encoding Protein mesA, giving the protein MSATNTASAVSPVTPTAKTAERDFDNEIGDVEEDDFEDKDEDVHFCLLAEFDIDAGATLAHQYPYPTGTDEHRLAELMLPDGAHLRGEDWTIFYLGQTSSSSVNPMLTHESTSVEKARLEKKRASMFPPNERPRRGAPGGGLLYVLNCVRMKEDKSVRRGAMVKAMAIATPHPYIGIYKPLLLLALEEYFTNPSHEILARLYDAANQISTAGMPTLTREERILLRQSDRKDVFESRFGMHEAGDESEAISSAMSSAHGHDTASKGRTASNGSSVRPSMIRKGSTSSSSVIQGDGSLIHRRGVPRDTHFFETEAKFRKITVPIRIPMTVFEEEVGDYSIIELVQTFSQNVQPFQPPFHPYLHTNGANTHPVILIFNAILAHKRVMFLGHTLPANQVSRMVLAACSMVSGCGQVLRGMTETAFPYSNLASLDVLEEFEGFVAGVCNPRFEELPSTWDVLCNLETGKVTVSKELRSSTASTPKSGRSSDTSFSTTTFRGDAEEAAFASGKMASFSQKESIDNQFMEEILAATTQHYGESHVRIRFTDYISRFVRLAAYQEFTHLGSTRVGYPYSTFREGHLGSGVVFIDDSLRQREMWSNGHRIDAWRKTKSYRLAQKDWAREQKSSAIRGFDALHNVKRLRMTRTMTTKEAELIFSTMNRSVRTYEQVVELLTFLPMHFGGLIPIANGLFHPLQSVQNNTIDLLCTIQQYPCGHQALLTLNYLHRKTFVELLERREAKRALQRQLESEALRNLTVKDPETPGTIRGTELATTPHALLA; this is encoded by the exons ATGTCGGCCACCAACACCGCGTCCGCCGTGTCCCCCgtcacgccgacggccaagacggccgagcgcgacttTGACAATGAGATTGgcgatgtcgaggaggacgactttgaggacaaggacgaggacgtgcaCTTTTGTCTCTTGGCAGAGTTTGACAttgacgccggcgcgacccTCGCCCATCAGTACCCTTACCCGActggcaccgacgagca CCGCTTGGCCGAGCTCATGCTGCCCGATGGAGCCCATCTCCGAGGCGAGGACTGGACCATCTTCTACCTCGGCCAGACATCCAGCAGCTCGGTCAACCCGATGCTGACGCAcgagtcgacgagcgtgGAGAAGGCACGgctggagaagaagcgcgcgagCATGTTCCCGCCCAACGAgcggccgcgtcgcggcgcgccaggcggcggcctgctgtACGTACTCAACTGCGTGCGGATGAAGGAGGACAAgagcgtgcgccgcggcgcaatGGTCAAGGCGATGGCTATCGCGACGCCGCACCCCTACATCGGCATCTACaagccgctgctgctgcttgcacTCGAAGAGTACTTTACCAACCCGTCGCACGAAATCCTGGCGCGCCTCTACGACGCCGCGAACCAGATCAGCACGGCCGGCATGCCGACCCTCACCCGCGAGGAGCGGATCCTCCTGAGACAGTCGGACCGGAAGGACGTGTTCGAGAGCCGCTTCGGCATGCACGAAGCCGGCGACGAGTCCGAGGCCATCTCGAGCGCCATGTCCTCGGCCCACGGGCACGACACGGCCAGCAAGGGCAGGACGGCGAGCAACGGCTCGTCGGTCCGCCCGTCCATGATTCGCAagggctcgacgtcgtcctcgtccgtTATTCAAGGCGACGGCTCGCTCAttcaccgccgcggcgttccCCGCGACACGCACTTCTTTGAGACAGAGGCCAAGTTCCGCAAGATTACCGTCCCGATTCGCATCCCTATGACCGTgttcgaggaggaggttggagAT TACTCTATCATCGAGCTCGTACAGACCTTCTCGCAGAATGTCCAGCCCTTCCAGCCCCCGTTCCACCCCTACCTGCACACCAACGGCGCCAACACCCACCCCGTCATCCTCATCTTCAATGCCATCCTCGCCCATAAGCGCGTGATGTTCCTCGGGCACACGCTCCCCGCCAACCAGGTGTCTCGCATGGTTCTCGCCGCGTGCTCCATGGTCTCTGGCTGTGGCCAAGTTCTCCGCGGCATGACCGAGACTGCGTTCCCCTACTCGAACCTGGCCAGTCTCGATGTGCTTGAAGAGTTTGAGGGcttcgtcgccggcgtgtgTAACCCCCGTTTCGAGGAGCTCCCATCGACCTGGGACGTGCTCTGCAACCTCGAAACCGGTAAGGTTACTGTGTCCAAGGAGCTGCGTTCGTCTACCGCCAGCACACCCAAGTCTGGCCGGTCGTCCGACACGAGCTTCAGCACGACGACGTTCAGAggcgatgccgaggaggctgccTTTGCGTCGGGCAAGATGGCATCGTTCTCGCAAAAGGAGAGCATTGACAACCAGTTCATGGAGGAGATTCTCGCCGCGACCACGCAGCACTATGGCGAGTCACACGTCCGTATCCGCTTCACCGACTACATTTCGCGATtcgtccgtctcgccgccTACCAGGAGTTTACGCACTTGGGCTCCACACGCGTTGGATACCCCTACTCGACCTTCCGCGAGGGGCACCTCGGTTCGGGTGTCGTCTTCATTGACGACTCGTTGAGGCAGCGTGAGATGTGGAGCAACGGACACCGTATCGACGCGTGGCGCAAGACCAAGAGCTACAGACTGGCACAAAAGGACTGGGCGAGAGAGCAGAAGAGTTCGGCTATCAGGGGCTTTGACGCTCTTCACAACGTCAAGAGACTCCGAATGACGCGCACAATGACcaccaaggaggccgagctcatcTTCTCGACCATGAACCGCAGCGTGCGGACCTACGAACAGGTGGTTGAACTCCTCACCTTCCTGCCCATGCACTTTGGTGGGCTGATTCCCATCGCCAACGGCCTGTTCCACCCGCTGCAGTCGGTGCAGAACAACACGATCGACCTGCTCTGCACGATCCAGCAGTACCCGTGCGGCCACCAGGCGTTGTTGACACTCAACTACTTGCACCGCAAGACGtttgtcgagctcctcgagcgccgcgaggccaagcgcgccctccagcgccagctcgagtCGGAAGCCTTGCGGAACCTCACGGTCAAGGACCCCGAGACGCCGGGCACGATCCGCGGCACCGAGCTGGCCACGACCCCGCACGCTTTACTGGCCTAG
- the RPS6 gene encoding 40S ribosomal protein S6 has protein sequence MKINIANPATGAQKLIDIEDERLVRVFYDKQISQEVPADSLGDEWKGYVFRITGGNDKQGFPMKQGVLLSTRTRLLLADGHSCYRARRTGERKRKSVRGCIVASDIQVLSVVIVKQGEQEIAGLTDVVLPKRLAPKRATKIRKFFNLSKEDDVRAYVVRREVETKAGKKYTKAPKIQRLVTPQRLQRKRHLQSLKKRRTEAQKEVKADYDAAVAKHHAERKAALAAHRAAKKAQA, from the exons ATGAAGATCAACAtcgccaaccccgccacCGGCGCCCAGAAGCTCATCGACATTGAGGATGAGCGTCTTGT CCGTGTCTTCTACGACAAGCAGATCTCGCAGGAGGTCcccgccgactcgctcggcgacgagtggAAGGGTTACGTCTTCCGCATCACCG GCGGCAACGACAAGCAGGGTTTCCCCATGAAGCAGGGTGTCCTCCTCTCGACCCGTacccgcctcctcctcgccgacggccactCGTGCTACCGTGCCCGCCGCACTGGTGAGCGCAAGAGGAAGTCGGTTCGCGGCTGCATCGTCGCCTCGGAC ATCCAGGTCCTCTCGGTCGTCATTGTCAAGCAGGGCGAGCAGGAGATTGCCGGCCTCACCGACGTTGTCCTCCCCAAGCGCCTTGCCCCCAAGCGCGCTACCAAGATCCGCAAGTTCTTCAACCTCTCCAAGGAGGACGATGTCCGTGCCTACGTTGTCCGCCGTGAGGTCGAGACCAAGGCCGGCAAGAAGTACACCAAGGCTCCCAAGATCCAGCGTCTCGTCACCCCCCAGCGTCTCCAGCGCAAGCGCCACCTCCAGTCGCTCAAGAAGCGCCGCACCGAGGCCCAGaaggaggtcaaggccgactacgacgccgccgtcgccaagcaccacgccgagcgcaaggctgccctcgccgcccaccgcgccgccaagaaggcccaGGCTTAA
- the aspC_2 gene encoding Aspartate aminotransferase, with translation MATRFYEVAAGQHTPQHKPNARHERDSEAHKILRQYAGNQHAQNKNEQQGEESLPGVRAPGATGVIYCTDRAIANGFSYENQEWANLGQGAPEVNALPGDPPRPTVLDFTKYGDFVHEYAPTVGVKELRQAVANLYNHQYRQGRTSQYTYENVCIVPGGRAGMSRVAAVIGDVYCGYQIPEYTTYSEVLSVFKRLVPIPSHLPAEDKYKLDINKLKSDIKNMSLSVVVMSNPRNPTGQVIQGQDLKDVVDLGKTGTTIILDEFYSWYMYWDDKEKIGKSISGAEYVDDVNADSVILIDGMTKGPRLPGWRVCWVVGPKSLISAVSQSGSFLDGGANHPLQMAAIPQLEPSRVLQSKIALQNHFKAKRDYVLQRLDDMGLPVHCPPQATFYIWLDLSGLAAPLDSALVFFEELLREKTIVVPGLWFDINPSHRRNLFDSPCHHFVRISFGPPLETLKRGLDSIERLLDKHRRASHHIGHSYRGSVSYDFPGVNHNTHI, from the exons ATGGCTACACGTTTCTACGAGGTCGCTGCAGGCCAGCACACTCCCCAGCACAAGCCGAACGCGCGCCACGAACGTGACTCGGAGGCCCACAAG ATCCTCCGCCAGTACGCTGGAAACCAG CACGCGCAGAACAAGAACGAGCAGCAGGGCGAGGAGTCACT GCCTGGTGTCCGCGCACCCGGAGCGACCG GCGTCATCTACTGCACTGACCG tgCGATTGCGAACGGCTTCTCGTACGAGAACCAGGAGTGGGCCAACCTCGGCCAGGGTGCGCCAGAG GTCAACGCGCTCCCCGGCgacccgccccgccccaccgTGCTCGACTTTACCAAGTATGGCGACTTTGTGCACGAGTACGCGCCGaccgtcggcgtcaaggaGCTCCGCCAGGCCGTTGCG AACCTCTACAACCACCAGTACCGCCAGGGCCGCACCAGCCAATACACGTACGAGAACGTGTGCATTGTTCCCGGCGGCAGGGCGGGCATGTCGCGAGTTGCGGCTGTCATT GGCGATGTGTACTGTG GATACCAGATTCCCGAGTACACGACGTACAGCGAGGTGCTGAGCGTGTTCAAGCGCCTCGTGCCTATCCCGTCGCATCTGCCTGCGGAG GACAAGTACAAGCTCGACATCAACAAG CTCAAGAGTGACATCAAGAACATGAGTCTGAGCGTCGTCGTGATGTCGAACC CTCGCAACCCCACCGGCCAGGTGATCCAGGGCCAGGACCTCAAGGAcgttgtcgacctcggcaagacgggcaccaccatcatcctcgacgagttcTACTCGTGGTACATGTACTgggacgacaaggagaagaTTGGCAAGAGCatcagcggcgccgagtatgtcgacgacgtcaacgCCGACTCGGTCATCCTCATCGACGGCATGACCAAGGGCCCCCGTCTGCCCGGTTGGCGTGTGTGCTGGGTCGTCGGCCCCAAGTCGCTCATCTCGGCTGTGAGCCAGTCGGGCTCGttcctcgacggcggtgcgAACCACCC GCTCCAGATGGCCGCTATCCCCCAGCTCGAGCCTAGCCGTGTCCTGCAGTCCAAG ATCGCCCTCCAGAACCACttcaaggccaagcgcgacTACGTcctccagcgcctcgacgacatgggcCTCCCGGTCCACTGCCCGCCCCAGGCGACCTTCTACATCTGGCTCGACCTGTctggcctcgccgcgccgctggaCAGCGCGCTCGTCTTcttcgaggagctgctgcgcgagaaGACGATTGTCGTGCCCGGT CTGTGGTTCGAC ATCAACCCCTCGCACCGCCGCAACCTGTTCGACAGCCCGTGCCACCACTTTGTGCGCATCAGCTTCGGCCCGCccctcgagacgctcaagcgcggcctcgactcgatcgagcgcctgctcgacaagcaccgccgcgcgtcgcacCACATCGGGCACAGCTACCGCGGCTCCGTGTCGTACGACTTCCCGGGTGTCAACCACAACACGCACATCTGA
- the aptx_1 gene encoding Aprataxin, which yields MQGLNALRTYAETANPAADIPPSTLLLETPHCIAIFDAYPKARYHFLVLPRLPCDHLDSSSPPITARDLDSLASLLRHPARDAVLAAVRDAATEVQEMIRDEMHKTEGWQWPVSVPVTLAGLASSRGLSIPFTRLWLRISSPGRTLPAETNAHVLPPLPRLAGFHAVPSMRHLHLHVMSNDLASPSLKTKKHYNSFRPDHGFFISLAEVESWCSDPGVAERQAGMLESREQLLRDPLVCFKCHAEFRNMPLLKEHLEAELAKERRAAGRN from the exons ATGCAAGGCCTCAACGCGCTGCGCACGTACGCCGAGACGGCCAATCCCGCAGCCGACATCCCCCCCTCGACGCTCCTTCTCGAGACGCCGCACTGCATCGCAATCTTTGACGCCTACCCAAAGGCCCGGTACCATTTCCTCGTGCTCCCCCGCCTTCCTTGCGACCACCTCGATTCTTCTTCTCCGCCGATTACGGCGCGGGACTTGGACAGCCTCGCAAGCCTCTTGCGACATCCTGCCCGGGatgccgtcctcgctgccgtgCGCGACGCTGCTACCGAGGTCCAAGAGATGATCAGGGACGAGATGCACAAGACGGAGGGATGGCAATGGCCAGT CTCAGTTCCCGTCACGCTGGCCGGCCTCGCTTCGAGCAGAGGTCTCTCTATCCCCTTCACCCGCCTCTGGCTCCGCATTTCCTCCCCCGGC cgcaCGTTGCCCGCAGAAACCAATGCTCATGTCctgccccccctccccaggCTCGCCGGGTTTCATGCGGTTCCTTCAATGAG ACACCTCCATCTGCACGTCATGTCAAACGACCTAGCGTCCCCGTCCCTCAAGACGAAGAAGCACTACAACTCGTTCCGCCCCGACCACGGGTTCTTCATTAGCCTagccgaggtcgagtcgtGGTGTTCCGATCCCGGCGTTGCAGAGCGACAGGCTGGG ATGCTTGAGAGCAGGGAGCAGCTCCTCCGCGATCCGCTCGTTTGCTTCAAGTGTCATGCCGAGTTCCGCAACATGCCCTTGCTcaaggagcacctcgaggccgagctggccaaggAACGTCGTGCTGCGGGCCGAAATTGA